The nucleotide window CCTCACCGACCCGTCGGCGGTCGAGACCGAGGTGGAGCCCGGTCCGATGTTCCGTCTCGTGGACGTGTCCGCGGGGTTGTCGTCGCTCTCGTACCCCGACGGTGTCTCTGGGGAGGTGGTCCTCGGGGTGACGGACGACCACTGCGAGTGGAACGACGGAACCGTCGAACTGCGCGTCGACGGCGGGTCGGCGACGTGCGAGCCGACGGACGCGGAGCCGGACGTCTCACTCGACGTCGGCGCGCTCTCCCGGCTCGCGGTCGGTTCGCACACGGTAGGTCGGCTGGAGGAACTGGGCCACGCCACCGTCACGTCCGGGGGCGGGGACGGACTGGAGACGCTCGAAGCCGCGTTCCCGGGGACGAGGCCGTTCCTCCGCGAGGGGTTCTGAGCGGCGACGGTAGGTCGCTCGCGACCGAAGGCGAGACCTGGACGACGGGCCACTCACTCCGCGACGCTCGCGAAGAAGGAGGTCGCCGCACCGGCGAGCACGGCACCGACGGGCGCCGCCACGACGGCGGCCAGGAGGACGCCTGGAACGCCGTCCGCGTACGCCAATGCACTTACGAACGGTGAGCAAACGAGAACCGTCAGCGCGTAGCCGACGGTGAACCCGACGTACGGACCAGTCGTGGAGAGCGAGACGCTACGGTCGAGCGCTCGGCGGAAGCCGTAGTCGTGCGTGACGGCGATGAAGGGGGTCCCGTACGCGACGTAGAGCACGGCGAGTCCCACGAGGATGCCGACGAGTACGAGGCCGACGCTCCCGCCGCTCGCGAGCGCCAGGAGCGCGAGGAGGAGCGCCCAGAGCGCGACAGCAGCCTCGAAGAGGAACACGGGGACGAAGTACCGGCGGGCGGCCGTGGCGAACGACGGTCGGTCACCTCCGCCGACGAGTCCGGCGAGGACGCCGAGGATGCCGGCGCCGAGGACGGCCCGGATGACGGTGCCGACCACCAGTAGCGCCGCCCCCTCCGGCCCGAAAGCTCGGACGACGCCGTCGGTCACGCTCACCTGCCCCGTCGTGTTGAGGAACGACCAGAGGTCGGGCGTGGGGGAGGGGAGGCCGAGCGTTACCGAGAGCATCTCGTTACTGGCGAGCACGTCGTCGAATCTGTCGACCCCGAGCAGCGCCGTCAGCAGCGTCACGAGCGCGAGCGACGGTGCCCTCGAGACAGCGTCGACGCCGCGTTCGAGGTGGTCGAGATAGGAGTAGCTCCGATCGGCGGTGTCCGTCGGTTCGGAGGGTGCGGACGGGGACATACGTCCCGACGTCGGCGAGCGGTGAGGTAAGTGTCACGGAGTAGTGGAGTTCGAACGAACCCCGTCCCGGCCCTCCGGATTCGCCGAACATGGATTCGAGCGCCTCACGGATACTCGCTCAGCGCCTCGAACGCCCTGTCGACGATCGCCGGGTCGTACGTCCAGAAGCCGTAGAACGTGCCGGCCTCCTGCTCCTCGGCGACGAGCGCGCACTTCCACTCGTCGTTCCCGTCCCCGTCGAACAGGAGGAACCAGTAGCGTCCGATCTGGTCGGACGGCTCGCTGTGGAAGGTCAGCGGCCAGTCCGAGGTGTCCTCCGTCGGCGCCTCGGGGACTGCGTAGACGTGGACGTCGAGTTCGGTCTCCTCGGCGAGTCGTCGGTAGATCCGCTCCTGGGAACGGAACGCGGACAGGGACTGGAACCCGACTCGGAACGTCCCCCGACCCAGCCGGTAGGCTCGCTCCTCGAGTTCCCGTGCGGTCGCCAGGAGCTGTCTCCGGTTCAGCGAGCCGAAGACGGTGTCGTCGAGCAGTTCGAAGAGACTCCGGTACTCGGGGGGGAGCAGACCGAGATCCCAGGGCTGACGGATCGGCGGCGAGAGGAACGCCTGGAGGTCCTCGCGTCCGATAGCACAGCGGAACTCGTCGCCGTCGCGAACGATGACGAACTCGTCGGGGCCCCCGTCGGGAAGCGATCGGTGCTCGACGGCCACGTTTCGGGCACCGAACTGGGTGACAATGTCCGACTCCGTCGGTCCGTACACGACCAGCGACTTTCGCGTTCGTTCCGCCTCCTCGAGAAGTGTCGCGAGGGTCGGTTCGCTCATCCGCGGACGGCCCCCGGAAGCGGCCGTCTCCCTACCGACACGGGTCTCATCGGGTGGGGACGGAGCCGCGAGCCTCCTCGTACTCGATCGCGGATCGGATGGTCTCCCGAACCGGATCGGCGACAGTGACGAGCCGTATCCCGTCCGACCCCTCCTCAACGGTGACGAGCCCCATGTCCTGGAGTACCGGGACGTCCGTGTGGTAGAGGCGCGTCCGAGTGCGGCGCCGCTCCTCGGGTCCGACCGGTCCCGCCGCGGTCGCCGCCTTCCACCCGGACAGGAAATCGGATAGCTCCTCCATGGAGGCGGCCTGCCGGTCGAGGAGGTAGTACAGGACGCGACGCCTGTTCGCGGTACCCAACGCCCTGTACAGTTCGTCCGCGGGAGGGAAGACGGCGGCCGTGCTCGTGTCGGTCGATCCGTCCTCTCCCGTCGGATCCGGCGATGTGTTGTCCCTGTCCATAGTTGCCTCCCTCGATCGCCGCTAGTGTACCCAGACAGGCGAGTTCAATAGTGGTACTTACCATATTGTTCGTCCGCTGTGCTCGGAGGCGAATATCGCTCGCTCCGTGGATCGACGTGGCTATTGGGTGGGCTCTTGTGAGATTTTGGCTCGCAAAAAACGAGGTCTTCAGATGGCGGTTTCGGCCACTGCGAACGCCGACTCTTTCTGGCATGATAGTTCATCATCACCGGCGCGATTAGGTCGATCTAGTGGGGGATCGGTCGTCGATGGCACCCGCGAGCCAATTGGTTGCCGAGACTACCCGATTCCCGGAAGTAATCCCTGTACGGCTGACTGATGTAACGCTAAGTACAGTGTCCGGGATTAGCGAGCTCCTCCATCGGTGATGTCGAGAAATATGCAATCCGTGTTGTCTGGGATGGGCGCCTTAGCAACTCAAGAGTAGGTAAGATCCCCTTCAGTGGCAGGCAGATCGTTTACGCAGTTGCCGGATGCCACCTAGGATGGTATGTCCCTTTCAGACACCATCTCGAAAATCGACAGCCTGAGCGACGAGCAACGCGAATGCATCGAGAACTGTAACGAGGCCGCCGCGGTCTGTGAATGGTGTGCCGACGAGTGCCTCGGCGAGGAAGGGATGGAGAAGTGTGCCCGACTCTGCCGGGACGTGGCTGACCTCACGTCGCTGCACGCCCGCTTTATAGCCCGGAGTTCGAACTATAGCACCCAGCTCGCACAGGCTTGTGCCGGCGCGTGCGAGGAGTGCGCCGAGGAGTGCGAGCGCCACGACGCCGACCACTGTCAGGTCTGCGCGGACGTCCTCCGGGAGTGCGCCGAATCCTGTCGGAGTATGGCCAACAGCTAAGTGACGACCACGAACACACCCACCGCTTCCTTCGCTACTGCTCGGACGGTGAAGACCTCGTAACTCTATTCAAAAAGATGGCTTCAGATGACGGTGGAATGGACGCAAGGCGAATCGAAGAACGCCTGCAGCAGCTCGGACACTACTCCCGATTCGTCAGAGCAGGTCTCGGTGTCATCCTCGTCACGTTCGTCCTCGCGGCCGTCGTTCTCTTGCCCGAGAACACTGACTCACCCGCGAGCGCTGTCGAGACGTTACTCATGCCGCTCATCTTCGTCGGTATGGGGCTATTGCTGTTCGGCATTGGGATGCACCTCCACCTCATGCATATGAATCTAGTCCGACAACTACGGAACGACCCAGATACGGACGAGACGTCCGCTAACAGAGGCGGGGATTCGTAAGCAGGTCTACGTAGCAGTTGATTCAGACTCAGCCGATTTGAACAACTTCTTCCCTGTGTGTGGGCGCTGTGAGTGACAGTCGATCCTCGAGGAAGAGTTACCGAAACTAAGCTATTCTGGCTCTGTTGAGACCCTCCTCTTGAGACAGCTATTCCAGTAGAACGGCCGGCCACTACAGATGCGCCCCTCCCATTCCTTCTTGGCCATGCCATTCAAGCGAATCGAGACTCCAGTGGTACAATAGCGTTCAAATACTGCATGGTCGAGACAACCGCTGTCGTCTTGGGAGTGCTTGTCTCCTTCGCCATTGCTATCGGCGTTCGGGTTCTGTCAAACCGAACCCTGCTCCCATACACCGTTTTACTTGTCACTGTCGGATTCATGTTGTCGGTTTTTCCCCTTCAGACGTACCTCGGGTTCAACCTCGACCCCCTCTTTACGCATGACGCGATTCTCTTCATATTTCTGCCCGCGATTCTGTTCCTTGGCGCTGCGGAGATCGACCACGAGAGATTTCGACAAAACTTGCTGATCACTGTAATAACCGTTCTTGTCGGGCTCCCCGTCGCCATCACAGCGATCGGCTGGCTCGGGACGAAGCTCTTCGAAATGCCGCTGTTGATCATGCTCCTGTTCGGAGCGATGGCCTATCCGATCGATCCCGTTGCCGTCCTCTCACTGTTTGAGAAAGCGGGAGCTCCACCACGACTGGCAGTTCTTGTCGAGGGGGAGAGCCTTCTCGATGATGGTCTTGCGATCGTTGTGTTCTCGGCGTTGTTAGCACTCGTACGAGATGCTAGCCCCACGGAACTTACCGGAACGGGACTCTTCTCGTTAGACCAGTTGGGAGCGTTCGTGATCGACTTCCTCATTGTGAGTCTGGGCGGAACTCTCGTCGGAATCGGTATTGGATACGCCACGTACCGAATGCAACGGGCAACGAATGACCAAGCGAATCTTTTCATGATATCGTTCATCGCGGTCTACGGGGGGTTTTACGTCGCGGAACACGTGCTCCACGTAAGTGGAATTCTCGCCACGGTAGTTACAGGCCTCATCTTGGGGACGTTGTCCAGAAAGTACGCACTGAGCGAGGAGAATCTCGAGTTTCTGGTGGGGATTTGGGAGAGCATCGTCTTCCTGCTCGAAACGATGTTGTTCGTCGCCATCGGCATCGAGGTATCGTCGAGGCAAGTGCTCAGTACACTTCCGATCGTGCTAACTACGCTTGTCCTCCTGATCGGTGTCCGTGCTGGCGTAATCTACGGGATTATGAATCTCCTGAACCAGGTGATCGAGGACCC belongs to Halorarum halophilum and includes:
- a CDS encoding DICT sensory domain-containing protein, translated to MSEPTLATLLEEAERTRKSLVVYGPTESDIVTQFGARNVAVEHRSLPDGGPDEFVIVRDGDEFRCAIGREDLQAFLSPPIRQPWDLGLLPPEYRSLFELLDDTVFGSLNRRQLLATARELEERAYRLGRGTFRVGFQSLSAFRSQERIYRRLAEETELDVHVYAVPEAPTEDTSDWPLTFHSEPSDQIGRYWFLLFDGDGNDEWKCALVAEEQEAGTFYGFWTYDPAIVDRAFEALSEYP
- a CDS encoding DUF7344 domain-containing protein translates to MDRDNTSPDPTGEDGSTDTSTAAVFPPADELYRALGTANRRRVLYYLLDRQAASMEELSDFLSGWKAATAAGPVGPEERRRTRTRLYHTDVPVLQDMGLVTVEEGSDGIRLVTVADPVRETIRSAIEYEEARGSVPTR
- a CDS encoding four-helix bundle copper-binding protein, coding for MSLSDTISKIDSLSDEQRECIENCNEAAAVCEWCADECLGEEGMEKCARLCRDVADLTSLHARFIARSSNYSTQLAQACAGACEECAEECERHDADHCQVCADVLRECAESCRSMANS
- a CDS encoding cation:proton antiporter is translated as MVETTAVVLGVLVSFAIAIGVRVLSNRTLLPYTVLLVTVGFMLSVFPLQTYLGFNLDPLFTHDAILFIFLPAILFLGAAEIDHERFRQNLLITVITVLVGLPVAITAIGWLGTKLFEMPLLIMLLFGAMAYPIDPVAVLSLFEKAGAPPRLAVLVEGESLLDDGLAIVVFSALLALVRDASPTELTGTGLFSLDQLGAFVIDFLIVSLGGTLVGIGIGYATYRMQRATNDQANLFMISFIAVYGGFYVAEHVLHVSGILATVVTGLILGTLSRKYALSEENLEFLVGIWESIVFLLETMLFVAIGIEVSSRQVLSTLPIVLTTLVLLIGVRAGVIYGIMNLLNQVIEDPVPVSYQHVIIWGGMHGVIPIALALSLGPAIPFGGQLKTAVFGVVVASMILQGLSMTSVLEATGVT